TGTTTTTTATGCGTTGAGCGCACTGGTGTGGGTGTTTTGGCTGGATGAAGACAACCTAAGCATTGGAAGTGCCGCGCTGTGGGTGTTTGTGTCCTTGATTATTGCGGGCTCAATTGTGGAGCATATGCGTAATATTGCTCTGTCCACCGTGGTGACGCTGCTTGTCCCTGAAGCTGAGAGAGATAAAGCCAATGGCCTTGTAGGTGCTGTTCAGGGAATTGGTTTCTTGGTTACCAGCGTGATTGCTGGCTCCGCCATTGGGTTTTTGGGCATGGAAATCACGTTGTGGATGTGCCTCGCGCTTTCCCTTGTGGCGTTGCTGCATCTTCTTCCGATCTCCATTGAAGAACCTGACATTGTCACCCACGAGGATGCCCAGCAGGCAGTGCAGGCAGCAGTTCAGGACGCTGTTGGTGATCCCGATAGAGTTGCCGTGCCTACTCCGGCGAGCGATCTATCGATCGTATCTAAAGGAATCGATATCAAAGGCTCGATGAGAATCATCCTGAGCGTGCCTGGACTGTTGGCGCTTATCTTGTTCGCGTCATTTAACAACCTCATAGGCGGTGTCTACTCAGCTCTGATGGATCCCTACGGCCTGGAGCTTTTTAGCCCGCAAATATGGGGGCTCGTGCTGGGGCTGACCAGCCTCGGATTCATTGCTGGTGGTGCGATCATCTCAAAAACGGGTTTAGGCAAGAACCCAGTGCGCATATTACTGCTGGTAAACGTCGGCGTTGCATTCATCGGCATGCTGTTTGCCATCCGCGAATGGTGGTGGCTCTACATTGCGGGCATTTTCATTTTCATGGCTATTACTCCTGTCGCCGAAGCTGCAGAGCAAACCATTTTGCAACGAGTGGTTCCTTTCCGCCAGCAAGGCCGCGTATTTGGCCTGGCCATGGCTGTGGAAATGGCTGCCAATCCGATTTCTACCGTGATTGTGGCTATTTTGGCAGAGGCATACCTCATTCCATGGATGGCAGGACCCGGCGCGGACACGATCTGGGGCAGTATTCTCGGCGAAGGCAATGCCCGCGGAATGGCGTTGATGTTCTTAGGCTCTGGCACCATCATGCTGGTGGTGGTGTTGCTGGCCTTTATGTCGCGGTCGTACCGCAAACTCAGCCAGTACTATGCCACCACCCACCAAGACATTGCTGGTGCCTCGGCTTAGAGCGCTCTGTAAATCATGCCTTGGGCGTGGAGTTCGTCAAGCAGCATCTCCAGCCCGTGGGTAGGTGAATCAGGAGCAATATTGACGGTGAGCATCTCAGCCATCGGCGCTTCGACGTAGAGATCAAGCGCTTCCAACTGGGCACGCACATGATCGACAGCAATGGCGTCGACTAAGACCCTCAAGGTCTTGTTTCCACCGGCGACAGCGACCTCGCGAAATTCCAGGATTTCGTCGACAAAGGCCGCCCGCACGACATCGCCTAAGGCGCAATCCTTGGCCACCGCTGGAAGCGTGGTGACCAAGTAATAGCCAGAGGCGAGAGGCTGCGCACTCACCTCTTCGGATTCCACTCCGGGAACGTCGAGGGGAATGCGCAGCTTTACGTGCTTCCTGGGCTGTCCAGACTGGCCAGACTGATTAGACTGCGCGGGAGACATCGAGCTTCTGACCGCCGTCGGCGACGTCGACAAGCACGCTGTCCCCGTCGCGGACGTTGCCTGCCAGCAGTTCCTTAGCCAAGGTGTCACCGATAGCCTGCTGGATGAGCCTGCGCAGCGGACGAGCACCATAGGCTGGGTCATAGCCACGCTCGGCAAGCCAGGACTTCGCGCTGTCACTAACGCGAAGGTTGAGCCTACGGTCAGCGAGACGGTCGGTGAGCTGCTTGATCTGGATGTCAACAATGCTGGTCAGCTGCTCCTGGGAGAGAGCATCGAAGATCACGACATCATCCAAGCGGTTAACAAACTCAGGCTTGAAGGCCATCTTGACGGCATCCATCATCTGCTCCCGTGTTCCTCCTGCGCCCAGGTTGGAAGTGAGGATCAAGATGGTGTTGCGGAAGTCGACAGTGCGGCCTTGTCCGTCGGTGAGGCGACCTTCGTCGAGAACCTGCAGCAGGATGTCAAAGACGTCAGGGTGAGCCTTCTCCACTTCATCGAAAAGCACTACGGTGTAGGGGCGCCTGCGCACTGCTTCGGTCAGCTGACCGCCCTGATCGTAGCCAACGTATCCCGGAGGGGAACCGACGAGACGGGAGACGGAGTGCTTCTCACCGTATTCGGACATGTCGATGCGGACCATGGCGCGGTCGTCGTCGAAGAGGAATTCGGCGACAGCCTTAGCCAGCTCTGTCTTACCTACACCTGTTGGACCGAGGAAGAGGAAGGAACCCGTTGGTCGATTAGGATCGGCCACGCCTGCGCGGGAGCGTCGCACAGCATCAGCAACAGCGGTTACTGCTTCGTGCTGGCCAACTACACGATTGCCCAGGACTCGTTCCATGTTGAGGAGCTTCTCGGTTTCACCCTGCATCATCTTTCCTGCAGGAATGCCGGTCCATGCAGACACAACTTCTGCGATGGTGTCGGGGGTGACTTCCTCGCTGAGCATGGCGTTTTCATTGACCTCGACCTTTGATTCGGCATCGGCGATCTGCTTCTCCAGCTCAGGAATACGGCCATACCGCAGCTCTGCGACGCGACCGTAGTTGCCTTCTCGCTCTGCGATGTCCGACTCGGAGCGCAGGGCTTCGAGTTCTTCCTTCATGCCACGGACGTCATCAATAGCCGTCTTCTCATTTTGCCAACGGGACTTGAGCTCAGAGAGCTTTTCGCGCTCATCGGCCAGTTCGGAGCGAAGCTTTTCTAGGCGTTCCTTGGACGCAGCATCAGTTTCCTTGCCCAGGGCTACCTCTTCGATCTCGAGACGGCGAACGATGCGCTCAAGTTCATCGATCTCTTGTGGAGAGGAATCGATTTCCATGCGCAGTCGGGATGCAGCCTCATCGACGAGGTCAATAGCCTTGTCCGGGAGGAATCGGCTGGTGATGTAGCGGTTGGAAAGTTCCGCTGCAGCGACCAGGGCGGAGTCTTGGATGCGCACACCGTGGTGGACTTCGTAGCGTTCCTTCAGACCACGGAGAATACCAATGGCATCTTCCACGGTTGGCTCACCGACGTAGACCTGCTGGAAACGACGCTCAAGAGCGGCATCTTTCTCGATGTACTTGCGGTACTCGTTGAGCGTGGTGGCACCGACAAGGCGGAGTTCACCACGAGCAAGCAACGGCTTGATCATGTTACCGGCATCCATGGCGGATTCACCGGACGCACCGGCACCGACGATGGTGTGGAGCTCATCGATAAAGGTAATGACTTCACCGTTAGCTCCCTTAATCTCATCAAGGACTGCCTTCAGGCGCTCTTCGAATTCACCGCGGTACTTTGCACCGGCCACCATAGATCCGAGATCAAGGCTGATGAGAGTCTTACCCTTGAGAGATTCTGGGACGTCACCTGCCACAATCCGGCGAGCAAGGCCTTCCACAATGGCGGTCTTGCCCACGCCGGGCTCACCGATAAGAACTGGGTTGTTCTTGGTACGGCGACTAAGAACCTGCACGACACGGCGGATTTCCTGGTCACGGCCGATAACCGGATCAATCTTTCCCTCGCGTGCCAGCTTGGTGAGGTCAGTGGAGTACTTTTCCAGTGCCTGGAACTGGCCTTCTGGATCCTGAGTAGTAACACGCTGAGAACCACGAACGGATGGGAAGGCCTCCTTAATGGCGTCATAGGTAGCACCCTTGGAGGTCAAAAGGTCAGCGGCATCTGACTTACCTCGGGCAATACCTGCGAGGAGGACTTCGGTGGAGACATACTCATCGCCAAGTTCACCGGCAAGCTCTTGAGCTGCCGTAAAAGCATTGAGGGCGTCCCTGTTGAAGTTGGGGTTCGCCAGGTTAGCGCCGGAAGCCTTTGGGTAGGAATCAACCAACTTCTTGGCGTCGTCCAGGATCTGCTTGGGATCAACACCTGCGGCGGCGAGCACTGGGGCAGCCACACCATCGGCCTGCTCCAGGATGGCCACCAGGAGGTGAGCTGGGCGAATATCTGGATTTCCAGCAGACGATGCATTTTGGAGTGCAGCCTGCATTGCTTCATTGGTTTTAGTAGTTGGATTGAATGAACTCATTGTCATTGCCCTTTCTGTGTTGGGCGCCAACCTCGACAGTGTTGATCTCAGTTTCCTGCAGGTCACGCGCCATTTTTTAACTCTCTATCATGTATAACGCACAAAGAGTTGAGTCTGTTCCACTCAAGTGGAAAAATTTTAAAAAATAATTGAGTGGACCGCAGTCAAGTTTAGAAATATTGCCGGAATTGTACATCAGGGTTTACCCATAACTTACGTGAATAAGGGAGTGGAGGTGGGCGTCGAAAAGCAAAAAGCGCTGCGGTAGGCGGATTCATTAACTGGATCCTCCTACCGCAGCGCGAGATCGCGCTATTTAATCGACTGGAGCAGGCTCGCCTTGCCCTCGAACATGGCCGCGTTCGGGCAGCCACTTCAGCACCTTCGCCAGAATAAGAATGGCGATGGCAGTGATCAGCGATGCCCAACCGAGGCCCATGGTAAATCCGGAGAGCACGGCGATCGGCGCGATGATGGTCATGCCGATTTCGAAAGGAGCAAAGCCGATGTAGGCGACGCCGTATTCATTGAGTGCGCCGGATTTGAGCTTGGGGTCAACGATCTTAAGCAACGCGATGCCAGTGGCCACGGCCGCAGTTGCCCATCCCCACCCGAAGATGGCGCGTTCCAGCCACTTTTCGCCGAAGAATCGGGGTGCGACCCAGAAAAAGTAGAAGCAGCAGTAGGTGGTGCCGAGGACGAAAAGGACAACCAGTGGGATCCAGTAGTCAGCGATCGCTGCTGGAGCGATGGATGCAATACCGAAAGCGATGAGGTAATCGGTGGCAGCGCCTGAGACGGAATTGACGGTGTCGCGGTCAAGGTAGTCCGGCTTTTTCAGTACGCGCATAAGCACCATCCCTAAGATGCCGATCACGAAGGACATGGCGAAAAGCGGGATGGAGACCGTGGGGAAAATGCTATTCAACCAGCTGTTAATGCCGTAAGCAATCGCGACAGTGAGGAAGATTACGCCTACATGCAGGGCCAATGGCTCAATTGCTGAAGGGTTGGTACTGGCTTTACCGATGGATGGGCGGTCGCTGAGCTTATCAATGTAGCCCGAGCGCAGATCCCATGGAAGTTGGGCGGGCATTGCTGAGGTTTTACCCTTTTTAATGCCCCAGGCAGTGAAGATAATGCCACCGACAATCGCGGCGAAGGTGCCCACTGTTGCAGAAGTAAAGCCCAAGGACATAGCAGCTTCTGCGCCGGAGGCTTCCAATGCGGTGCCCACAGCAGCAGCGGTGCCAAAGCCACCGACAAAGCCGACGGGCAACATCATTCCAAACCATTCATCCGTACCCCAGACCGGCTGGAAAAGGAAGAGGCCCAGGAGAATAAACAGACCCCACTGCCCCACGAACATCGCGGTGGAATATGCCCACATTGTTTTCATGCCGGTGCGCACGCCGCGGTCAAATTTCATGGAGTAGGGCATGGCAGCAAACACGATGGCAATGAGAATCGTGGTGTAGGTGGACAGGTGATCTGACCAGCCAATGAGTCCCAAAACCTTTGGCCCCAGGATCATACCGAAAATGCCCGCCGTAATGGAGGAAGGGATGAGCAAGGTCTGAAAGAACGGGATCTTTCGGCGCATGATGTTGCCGATGATCATCAAACCGGAAATCCACCCCACATCGAGGATCAAATTATATGGTGTGTACTCCATACCTAAAGCACTTCCTTCCACTCATTTTGCAGTTTTTTGCAGTGTTTATTTAGTGGGAACCTTGTACGCTCCCACGTCTTTGCGAGCATTTTGTGCCACGTTTTCACAAGCCATCGCACCATGGCGCTTATGGATTGTCGAATAAAACACGTCAACTTTAGTCGAGTGACGCAGATCCTCCACATCCCCTTGACGGAGTACTAAATGAAGTAATCGACAAAGCTGTTAACAGACACTCAAATAGGTGCTAAAATAGTTGATATGTCAACTAACTATGGGGTAATCATCATCGGTGCAGGTCAAGCAGGATTAGCAGCAGCCCACGAACTAGTCCGGCGAGGCTTTACACCCGGAACAGACTTCCTCGTTTTAGATTCCAACGACGGCCCCGGCGGCGCCTGGCGGCATAGGTGGGATTCACTCACATTAGGAAAAGCCCACGGCATTGCAGATCTTCCAGGCCTGCCCATGGATCGTCCTGACCCGAAAACTCCCGCGTCCACATTGGTCACCCAGTATTACGGCTCCTACGAGGAAAAATTTGACCTCGCCGTGGTTCGCCCTGTGAAGGTCACCCGCGTTGAGCCCGTGTCCGGCAAACCTGTCGCCGAGGATCCCACAAGCCCTTTGCGCGTCACCAGCGACGATGGCCGAGAGTGGATTACCACAATGATTCTCAACGCCACAGGAACGTGGACAAATCCGTACGTTCCTTATATTCCTGGCATCGATAAGTTTCAGGGCAAGCAGCTGCACACCGTTGACTATCGCAAGGCCGCGGATTTTGACGGTAAGAAAGTGCTGGTTGTCGGTGGCGGCTTGAGTGCGGTGCAGTTCCTGCTGGAATTGGAAGGCCTCGCCGACACGGTTTGGGCGACGCGTCGTCCGCCAAATTTTACGCAACGCCAATTCGACGACGGCTGGGGCTTGGCCGTGGAAAAGGCGGTGCGTGAGCGCACTTATGCAGGTATTGCCCCAGCAAGTGTCGTACGCACCACCGGCATTCCACAGTGGCCGGATTATCTGGAAGGCGTGAAGCGCGGCCTCATTGTCAGCCACGGCATGTTCGATGAAATTACGCCGACGGGAGTGGTGTTTGCGGAAGCGTCGACAAGCAATTCTGAGGGCCTAGGCCCATCCGCGGGCAAGAAGCTGGCTGTGCCTGAGAGCTGGGCTCCCTACCCCGCCGGTACGGAAATTGATGTGGATGTCATTTTCTGGAACACCGGGTTCCGCGCCGCACTGCGCCACCTTGCCCCCATGAAACTGCGTGGTCAAGGGCGTGGCATCGAGCTAATCAATGAGGTCAGCCCCGCCTCCGACTCCCGCATTTTGCTGGTCGGTTACGGTTCCACCGCGTCCACCGTCGGCGCCACTCGCGCAGGCAGGATCGCCGGTAGGGTCGCCGCAAAACGGCTCCGAGCTTAAAGCGCTTATCGACGCCACCCTACCCCTTCAACTTCGGAATAATGTGGGCTTCGCCCAAATCGTCCAGTAATTCCAACGTCCGGTCGATGGTGTCATAGCAGCCATCGAATCCAGCTTGGCGAACCTTAATGGTGGATGACACATTGTCAGAGGTAGCGACCAGGATGGCGTCGCCGAAGTTCCAATCCACCAGCGTTAACCACGATGTTTGGCGCAGGCCATACTTCTTCACGATTTCATCCCACAGCTCTGCAAAAAGGGGCATCTGTTCAGTGAGCGTGACCGGCTGAGGCTCTTCGATTTCAAGACCACAATGCTTAGCGATTGCTTCAAACATGTGGCGCCAACGAATGACATCACCATTAGTCAGATTGAAAGCCTCCCCATGAGCCTCCTTTTCCGCAGGTGCCCATGCCGTGGCACGAGCGAGTAGCTCAGCATCCGACATGTTTTACCCTTCTCTGTAACTGTTAATGTCCCGATCGCTACGCTAAACCCCATTAATTGCATAAGCAAGTATTTGTATACGCTTTATATTTGCTTGTGATGCGTTTCTCACTGCCTGCCCCGCCACCTCCAAAACATGCAAATTAATTAAGCTCGAAGCTATGAAAGCATTCGGTTTCTTAAGCTTCGGCCACTATCAAATTGGCCACGAGCGATCCATGCTCCAACAATCCCTCGAATTGGCCAAAGAAGCAGACGCCATCGGAGTCAACGGCGCCTACTTCCGCGTCCACCACTTCGCGCCCCAAGGTGCATCGCCTATGCCCCTGCTAGGAGCGATTATCGGCGCCACCAAACACATTGAGGTGGGCACCGGAGTAGTGGACATGCGTTATGAAAATCCCCTGCATTTTGCCGAGGAAGCAGCATCTCTCAACCTGCTCGCCGACGGCCGAGTGGCACTGGGAGTTTCCAGGGGATCGCCAGAACCAGCCGATAAGGGATGGGAAGCCTTCGGCTACGACGGCGGCGATGACCCCAAAGCTGCTGGCATGGCCCGCGAGAAATTCCTCCGCTTCCTCCAAGCCATCGACGGCTTCGGCATGGCAGTTGCCGCAGAGGATCAATACCCTCGCCTCTACCACCCCGGCACACCATTGCCGATCTTCCCGCACGACCCTGACCTGCGTAAATCCATTTGGTGGGGTGCAGGTTCCCACAGCACCGCAGAACAAGCAGCCCGCGATGGCGTCAACCTCATGAGCTCCACTCTGGTTGCAGAGGCAACCGGGCAGTCATTTGGCGATCTCCAAGCAGACCAGATTGCCTTCTACCGCCAAGCGTGGAAAGAAGCAGAGCATGATTGGACACCACGCGTGTCGGTCTCTCGATCCATCTTCCCCATCGTCACCGATCGCGACCGCGAGCTCTTTGGCCTCCAGGGTCAAGGCGGCGACCAAATCGGATTCCTCGACGATTCCCGCTCCACATTCGGACGCACCTACGCGGGAACTCCCGACGAGCTCATCGACCAGCTCAAGGACGACCGCGCTGTCATGGAAGCCGACACTCTCATGCTGACCGTACCGAATCAGATGGGAGTTGAGGTCAACCTGTCCATCCTCAAGAACTTCGCCGAACACGTCGCGCCTGCGCTGGGATGGAAGCCCAACACCGAGGGTCGCGTTACCGGATACGAGTTCTAACCTGCTTGATTCTGGCCTGTTTTTCCACGGCACCCTTACAGCCCTGCATCCAGGAGAACTTCTAGAACCTGGACGGCGATCGAACTACCGGCCAGAAGTGATCATGAACCACATCTATGTCACTGCGCTGAAAGACGGGGCTGATCTTGTCGCAGAAGTTTCCGCAAAAATTGCAGCAGAGCTCGATGCCGGGTTGCCTGCGGATCCTTCGGTTCCACGCAAAACTCCGCACGTATATGAAGTGAAAGCACTGGGAAAGTTTGACAATGATTCCAATGTCACCGACAAAAAGTTCTTGGCAACCCCACGCGTTCTTACCGCAGCGATCAGCCGCTCCGGATTGTGCGGGAAATTGAGGAATGGAGCAGGCTTATTCCCGAAGTGCTGGCGCGGTGATGTCAGAACTTACGAAAGCTGAGCAGCAACGAGGGTGGAGAGATGATTAGTGATTAAGTAGGAAGGTC
The window above is part of the Corynebacterium deserti GIMN1.010 genome. Proteins encoded here:
- a CDS encoding NAD(P)-binding domain-containing protein, with the protein product MSTNYGVIIIGAGQAGLAAAHELVRRGFTPGTDFLVLDSNDGPGGAWRHRWDSLTLGKAHGIADLPGLPMDRPDPKTPASTLVTQYYGSYEEKFDLAVVRPVKVTRVEPVSGKPVAEDPTSPLRVTSDDGREWITTMILNATGTWTNPYVPYIPGIDKFQGKQLHTVDYRKAADFDGKKVLVVGGGLSAVQFLLELEGLADTVWATRRPPNFTQRQFDDGWGLAVEKAVRERTYAGIAPASVVRTTGIPQWPDYLEGVKRGLIVSHGMFDEITPTGVVFAEASTSNSEGLGPSAGKKLAVPESWAPYPAGTEIDVDVIFWNTGFRAALRHLAPMKLRGQGRGIELINEVSPASDSRILLVGYGSTASTVGATRAGRIAGRVAAKRLRA
- a CDS encoding Rossmann-fold NAD(P)-binding domain-containing protein encodes the protein MSDAELLARATAWAPAEKEAHGEAFNLTNGDVIRWRHMFEAIAKHCGLEIEEPQPVTLTEQMPLFAELWDEIVKKYGLRQTSWLTLVDWNFGDAILVATSDNVSSTIKVRQAGFDGCYDTIDRTLELLDDLGEAHIIPKLKG
- a CDS encoding DUF4265 domain-containing protein, translating into MSPAQSNQSGQSGQPRKHVKLRIPLDVPGVESEEVSAQPLASGYYLVTTLPAVAKDCALGDVVRAAFVDEILEFREVAVAGGNKTLRVLVDAIAVDHVRAQLEALDLYVEAPMAEMLTVNIAPDSPTHGLEMLLDELHAQGMIYRAL
- the clpB gene encoding ATP-dependent chaperone ClpB; protein product: MSSFNPTTKTNEAMQAALQNASSAGNPDIRPAHLLVAILEQADGVAAPVLAAAGVDPKQILDDAKKLVDSYPKASGANLANPNFNRDALNAFTAAQELAGELGDEYVSTEVLLAGIARGKSDAADLLTSKGATYDAIKEAFPSVRGSQRVTTQDPEGQFQALEKYSTDLTKLAREGKIDPVIGRDQEIRRVVQVLSRRTKNNPVLIGEPGVGKTAIVEGLARRIVAGDVPESLKGKTLISLDLGSMVAGAKYRGEFEERLKAVLDEIKGANGEVITFIDELHTIVGAGASGESAMDAGNMIKPLLARGELRLVGATTLNEYRKYIEKDAALERRFQQVYVGEPTVEDAIGILRGLKERYEVHHGVRIQDSALVAAAELSNRYITSRFLPDKAIDLVDEAASRLRMEIDSSPQEIDELERIVRRLEIEEVALGKETDAASKERLEKLRSELADEREKLSELKSRWQNEKTAIDDVRGMKEELEALRSESDIAEREGNYGRVAELRYGRIPELEKQIADAESKVEVNENAMLSEEVTPDTIAEVVSAWTGIPAGKMMQGETEKLLNMERVLGNRVVGQHEAVTAVADAVRRSRAGVADPNRPTGSFLFLGPTGVGKTELAKAVAEFLFDDDRAMVRIDMSEYGEKHSVSRLVGSPPGYVGYDQGGQLTEAVRRRPYTVVLFDEVEKAHPDVFDILLQVLDEGRLTDGQGRTVDFRNTILILTSNLGAGGTREQMMDAVKMAFKPEFVNRLDDVVIFDALSQEQLTSIVDIQIKQLTDRLADRRLNLRVSDSAKSWLAERGYDPAYGARPLRRLIQQAIGDTLAKELLAGNVRDGDSVLVDVADGGQKLDVSRAV
- a CDS encoding MFS transporter; translation: MSRFHKVLFNTMIANVTTGFLFFAVVFWMYLSTGDVALTGIISGIYMGLIAVGSIFFGTVVDHNRKKTVMTFSSGATLVFYALSALVWVFWLDEDNLSIGSAALWVFVSLIIAGSIVEHMRNIALSTVVTLLVPEAERDKANGLVGAVQGIGFLVTSVIAGSAIGFLGMEITLWMCLALSLVALLHLLPISIEEPDIVTHEDAQQAVQAAVQDAVGDPDRVAVPTPASDLSIVSKGIDIKGSMRIILSVPGLLALILFASFNNLIGGVYSALMDPYGLELFSPQIWGLVLGLTSLGFIAGGAIISKTGLGKNPVRILLLVNVGVAFIGMLFAIREWWWLYIAGIFIFMAITPVAEAAEQTILQRVVPFRQQGRVFGLAMAVEMAANPISTVIVAILAEAYLIPWMAGPGADTIWGSILGEGNARGMALMFLGSGTIMLVVVLLAFMSRSYRKLSQYYATTHQDIAGASA
- a CDS encoding sodium/glutamate symporter; the encoded protein is MEYTPYNLILDVGWISGLMIIGNIMRRKIPFFQTLLIPSSITAGIFGMILGPKVLGLIGWSDHLSTYTTILIAIVFAAMPYSMKFDRGVRTGMKTMWAYSTAMFVGQWGLFILLGLFLFQPVWGTDEWFGMMLPVGFVGGFGTAAAVGTALEASGAEAAMSLGFTSATVGTFAAIVGGIIFTAWGIKKGKTSAMPAQLPWDLRSGYIDKLSDRPSIGKASTNPSAIEPLALHVGVIFLTVAIAYGINSWLNSIFPTVSIPLFAMSFVIGILGMVLMRVLKKPDYLDRDTVNSVSGAATDYLIAFGIASIAPAAIADYWIPLVVLFVLGTTYCCFYFFWVAPRFFGEKWLERAIFGWGWATAAVATGIALLKIVDPKLKSGALNEYGVAYIGFAPFEIGMTIIAPIAVLSGFTMGLGWASLITAIAILILAKVLKWLPERGHVRGQGEPAPVD
- a CDS encoding LLM class flavin-dependent oxidoreductase, producing MKAFGFLSFGHYQIGHERSMLQQSLELAKEADAIGVNGAYFRVHHFAPQGASPMPLLGAIIGATKHIEVGTGVVDMRYENPLHFAEEAASLNLLADGRVALGVSRGSPEPADKGWEAFGYDGGDDPKAAGMAREKFLRFLQAIDGFGMAVAAEDQYPRLYHPGTPLPIFPHDPDLRKSIWWGAGSHSTAEQAARDGVNLMSSTLVAEATGQSFGDLQADQIAFYRQAWKEAEHDWTPRVSVSRSIFPIVTDRDRELFGLQGQGGDQIGFLDDSRSTFGRTYAGTPDELIDQLKDDRAVMEADTLMLTVPNQMGVEVNLSILKNFAEHVAPALGWKPNTEGRVTGYEF